A single genomic interval of Gemmatimonadota bacterium harbors:
- the prmC gene encoding peptide chain release factor N(5)-glutamine methyltransferase, translated as MTVASRQAWSGMDLARRAGSYLEEQGVERGVLDAELLLASVLGINRLDLYLQFDRPVTPAELSGFRECVRRRARREPLQYITGSAAFREFEVPVDRRVFIPRPETEILAGEVLDWSERRYGPQHPPTASAGGTGAESVDDAGLDLLEIGTGSGAMAIALAREGPFRRVLGTDISPEAVSVAAANARLCGLEETTDAPVIEFRCGRSYEPLRPGERFDVIVSNPPYIPSAEIEDLAPEVRDWEPRRALDGGADGLRQIREIVSEASGWLAPGGLLALEVGYGQAGAVRDLIESDPTFAAARVCPDLTRRERFVLGRARPAGSFTQQPT; from the coding sequence GTGACCGTGGCATCTCGCCAGGCATGGAGCGGGATGGACCTGGCCAGGCGAGCCGGCTCCTACCTGGAGGAGCAGGGAGTGGAAAGGGGCGTCTTGGATGCCGAACTGCTCCTTGCGAGCGTTCTCGGGATAAACCGTCTCGATCTCTACCTCCAGTTCGACCGTCCGGTCACCCCTGCGGAGCTCTCCGGCTTTCGCGAGTGCGTTCGCAGGCGGGCCCGGCGCGAGCCGCTCCAGTACATCACCGGGAGCGCCGCGTTTCGAGAGTTCGAGGTTCCGGTGGATCGACGCGTATTCATCCCCAGACCGGAGACCGAGATCCTCGCGGGCGAGGTGCTGGACTGGTCCGAACGTCGCTACGGACCGCAGCACCCTCCCACCGCATCAGCCGGTGGGACCGGAGCCGAGTCCGTCGACGACGCCGGGCTCGACCTCCTGGAAATAGGGACCGGGTCGGGGGCGATGGCCATTGCTCTCGCACGCGAAGGACCCTTCCGCAGAGTTCTGGGAACCGACATATCTCCCGAGGCCGTTTCGGTTGCGGCGGCGAACGCCCGCCTCTGCGGACTCGAGGAGACGACCGACGCGCCCGTGATCGAATTCCGGTGCGGACGGAGCTACGAACCGCTGCGTCCGGGAGAGCGTTTCGACGTCATCGTGTCCAATCCTCCCTATATTCCGTCAGCGGAAATCGAAGACCTGGCACCGGAGGTGAGGGACTGGGAGCCTCGACGCGCCCTCGACGGAGGTGCGGACGGACTTCGCCAGATCCGGGAGATCGTTTCGGAGGCCTCCGGCTGGCTCGCGCCGGGCGGTCTTCTCGCCTTGGAAGTCGGTTACGGTCAGGCCGGCGCCGTGCGCGACCTGATCGAGTCCGACCCGACCTTCGCCGCAGCCCGCGTCTGTCCCGACCTGACCAGACGGGAACGCTTCGTTCTCGGCCGGGCGCGGCCCGCCGGGAGCTTCACCCAACAGCCTACCTGA
- a CDS encoding S41 family peptidase, translated as MAKNGILGLVLRVRVYLAIALAVLVGTWLLQMGIGRAEERNPGEQLFRAVVERVEEDFVGEVDTELLYRAAIEALLGELDDPYSSYVPARAYENMRIQTEGDYGGLGLEIVNRAAGVTVVHTIPGTPGHRAGIREGDSFFEIDGIRADTLRTEQTAILLRGRPGSSVHVRMLRPGIEHPIDFEIERATIRLRAVPFGLLLDGIAYVPLETFRETATREIGEAIDSLAAAARDSGLPGLKGLVLDLRDNPGGLLNEGVKATDLFLDEGLGVVETRARNGRGNVTYAATSRDRYPELPMVVLVNGSSASASEILAGALQDHDRALVLGETTFGKGSVQTYYSFPQGDALRLTTASWYTPAGRSISRFFDEAETAGGDAAETEIGDAPEDQVAEDDGGWTERLTIGGRRVAPVDTAGRPRFESTSGRMLYGGGGVVPDRFVLPELLLPDEEKGLREIALLGGRYAAESFDFAVTYVRDNPGLEVGFDLSEEDLDEFVARLVELDETIDLVTVSGARRFFRYGLEREIAQQAFGDKGALLQVMEFDRQLAAALDILAESG; from the coding sequence ATGGCAAAGAACGGAATCCTCGGTCTCGTCCTCCGCGTGAGGGTCTACCTCGCCATCGCTCTCGCGGTGCTCGTAGGTACCTGGCTTCTCCAAATGGGGATCGGCAGGGCCGAAGAACGGAACCCGGGCGAACAGCTCTTCCGGGCGGTGGTGGAGCGTGTCGAGGAGGATTTCGTCGGCGAGGTGGACACCGAGCTCCTCTACCGGGCGGCGATCGAGGCCCTGCTCGGCGAGCTGGACGACCCGTACTCCTCCTATGTCCCGGCGCGCGCTTACGAGAACATGCGCATCCAGACCGAAGGGGACTACGGCGGACTCGGGCTGGAGATCGTGAACCGCGCGGCCGGCGTCACGGTCGTCCACACCATCCCGGGCACTCCCGGGCATCGCGCCGGAATCAGGGAGGGCGATTCCTTTTTCGAGATCGACGGCATCCGGGCCGATACGTTGAGAACGGAACAGACCGCTATTCTGCTGCGCGGCAGGCCGGGTTCGAGCGTGCACGTGAGAATGCTTCGTCCGGGCATCGAACATCCGATCGACTTCGAAATCGAACGCGCGACCATCAGGCTCAGGGCGGTGCCTTTCGGTCTGCTCCTCGACGGAATCGCCTACGTCCCTCTCGAGACCTTCCGCGAGACCGCAACCAGGGAAATCGGAGAGGCGATCGACTCCCTCGCCGCAGCCGCCCGGGACAGCGGACTTCCCGGCCTGAAAGGGCTGGTGCTCGACCTGCGCGACAACCCCGGCGGACTCCTGAACGAAGGGGTGAAGGCCACGGACCTCTTCCTGGACGAAGGGCTGGGCGTGGTGGAGACTCGGGCGAGGAACGGGCGCGGGAACGTGACTTACGCCGCCACTTCCCGAGACCGGTACCCGGAGCTTCCCATGGTCGTACTCGTGAACGGGTCGAGCGCGTCGGCTTCGGAGATTCTCGCCGGGGCCCTGCAGGATCACGACCGGGCGCTCGTTCTCGGCGAGACCACTTTCGGCAAGGGATCCGTCCAGACCTACTACTCGTTTCCGCAGGGAGACGCGCTCAGGCTGACGACGGCGAGCTGGTATACTCCGGCTGGCCGCTCCATCTCCCGTTTCTTCGACGAAGCCGAGACCGCAGGTGGGGACGCGGCGGAGACGGAGATAGGTGACGCACCCGAGGACCAGGTCGCCGAGGACGACGGCGGATGGACGGAGCGGCTTACCATCGGTGGACGCCGGGTCGCCCCGGTGGATACGGCCGGACGTCCACGGTTCGAGTCGACGTCCGGGAGGATGCTCTACGGTGGCGGCGGAGTTGTGCCCGATCGCTTCGTCCTCCCGGAGCTGCTCCTTCCCGACGAGGAGAAAGGCCTGCGCGAGATAGCGCTGCTGGGAGGGAGGTACGCTGCGGAGAGCTTCGATTTCGCGGTGACGTACGTGCGCGACAACCCCGGCCTCGAGGTCGGCTTCGACCTGAGCGAGGAAGATCTCGATGAATTCGTCGCCCGCCTGGTGGAGCTGGATGAGACCATCGATCTCGTAACCGTCTCGGGCGCGCGTCGGTTCTTCCGCTACGGACTGGAGCGCGAGATCGCCCAGCAGGCCTTCGGCGACAAGGGCGCCCTGCTCCAGGTCATGGAATTCGACAGGCAGCTCGCCGCCGCCCTCGACATCCTCGCGGAAAGCGGCTGA
- the prfA gene encoding peptide chain release factor 1 yields the protein MRLPDVEPGLVARLTEAAERLSLVDQELASGAVLAEPSRLRELGRERARLEGIVSVGREMEAACEELVEARSLKVESDDADMRELATEETVRLEALLDELAETARERIAPPDPLDARDAVVELRAGTGGDEAGLFAGDLMRMYRQYAERMAWRLELMSLSEGVPGSVREAVFAVRGKGAFGRLRSESGVHRVQRVPSTESQGRIHTSAATVAVLPEAEEIDLEIAPGDLRIDVFRSSGPGGQSVNTTDSAVRITHVPSGLVVTCQDEKSQHKNRASAMKVLRSRLLDRAIAEREAKRSRERQLQVGTGDRSAKIRTYNFPQGRVTDHRIGLTLYRLTEILAGDLDELVSALWVTRQRELLNDERS from the coding sequence ATGAGGCTGCCCGATGTCGAACCTGGACTGGTAGCCCGCCTGACCGAAGCCGCCGAACGCCTCTCGCTCGTCGACCAGGAGCTGGCAAGCGGCGCCGTCCTCGCCGAACCCAGCCGATTGCGCGAGCTTGGGAGGGAGCGCGCCCGCTTGGAGGGAATCGTCTCTGTGGGACGGGAGATGGAAGCGGCGTGCGAAGAGCTTGTCGAGGCCCGGTCGCTCAAGGTCGAAAGCGACGATGCCGACATGCGGGAGCTCGCGACCGAGGAGACGGTCCGGCTGGAAGCGTTGCTCGACGAGCTGGCCGAGACCGCCCGGGAGCGCATAGCTCCGCCTGACCCGTTGGACGCCCGCGACGCCGTCGTGGAGCTCAGGGCGGGCACGGGCGGCGACGAGGCCGGCCTCTTCGCCGGAGATCTCATGCGCATGTATCGGCAGTACGCCGAACGGATGGCCTGGAGATTGGAACTCATGTCGCTCTCGGAGGGCGTGCCTGGGTCTGTCAGGGAAGCCGTCTTCGCGGTCAGGGGCAAGGGCGCGTTCGGACGCCTCCGTTCGGAGTCGGGAGTGCACAGGGTGCAGCGCGTGCCCTCCACCGAGAGCCAAGGACGCATCCACACCTCCGCAGCGACAGTGGCGGTCCTGCCCGAAGCCGAGGAGATCGATCTTGAGATCGCCCCGGGAGATCTCCGCATCGACGTCTTCCGTTCGTCCGGTCCGGGTGGGCAGTCGGTGAACACCACCGACTCGGCGGTGCGCATCACCCACGTCCCGTCAGGGCTCGTGGTCACCTGCCAGGACGAGAAGTCCCAGCACAAGAACCGTGCGAGCGCCATGAAGGTTCTGCGCTCGCGCCTCCTCGACCGCGCCATCGCCGAGCGAGAGGCGAAACGCTCCCGCGAGAGGCAGCTCCAGGTCGGCACGGGAGATCGGTCCGCCAAGATACGCACCTACAATTTCCCGCAAGGAAGGGTGACCGACCACCGCATCGGACTCACCCTCTATCGGCTCACCGAGATACTCGCGGGTGATTTGGACGAGCTCGTCTCGGCCCTCTGGGTCACCCGACAGCGGGAACTGCTGAACGACGAGCGATCGTGA
- a CDS encoding NTP transferase domain-containing protein, protein MTPSAPVSMVVLAAGLSTRYGRLKQLDPLGPGGESIMDYNVFDAVRAGFSHIVYVIRPEIDEAIRRHVHEVVGDAATVDFVHQGLDDLPQGYAAPADRSRPWGTAHATLCAAEVIDGSFGVCNADDLYGPQAMRTLHDQLVRDDGTDASLVGYTLAETLSGVGGVSRGVCVLGADGLLATVSEMAKVRRVEASIMAVAMDGTPMELSGREMASMNLWGFTAQVVGRFRRQFRTFLEFWGSDVEREFYLSTEINSQIQVGASKVRVLSTADRWLGVTHPEDRERARTDLLGRVEAGQYPESLRGAFATIHACDTDRYAASTEDDGSKGAP, encoded by the coding sequence ATGACTCCATCCGCCCCCGTCTCGATGGTGGTGCTAGCCGCCGGCCTCTCGACCCGTTACGGACGCCTCAAGCAGCTCGACCCGCTGGGTCCCGGCGGTGAGTCGATCATGGACTACAACGTCTTCGACGCGGTTCGCGCCGGCTTCAGCCACATCGTCTACGTGATCCGGCCCGAGATCGATGAAGCGATCCGCCGACATGTCCACGAGGTCGTGGGCGACGCGGCGACGGTGGACTTCGTTCACCAGGGTCTCGACGATCTCCCGCAGGGTTACGCGGCGCCGGCGGACCGTTCCCGACCGTGGGGTACCGCGCACGCGACGCTCTGCGCCGCCGAGGTGATCGACGGGTCCTTCGGGGTATGCAACGCCGACGACCTCTACGGCCCGCAGGCCATGCGGACCCTCCACGACCAGCTCGTCCGCGACGACGGAACCGACGCTTCCCTGGTAGGCTATACGCTGGCCGAGACGCTCTCCGGAGTCGGGGGCGTGAGCCGAGGCGTCTGCGTGCTCGGGGCCGACGGGCTGCTGGCCACGGTATCGGAGATGGCCAAGGTGCGTCGGGTGGAGGCGTCGATCATGGCCGTCGCCATGGACGGGACTCCCATGGAGCTTTCCGGTCGCGAGATGGCTTCCATGAACCTCTGGGGCTTCACGGCCCAGGTCGTGGGGCGCTTCAGGCGGCAATTCCGCACCTTCCTGGAATTCTGGGGGAGCGACGTCGAACGCGAGTTCTACCTATCGACGGAAATCAACAGCCAGATCCAGGTGGGCGCGTCCAAGGTTCGGGTGCTGAGCACGGCGGACCGCTGGCTCGGCGTGACGCACCCGGAGGACAGGGAGCGGGCACGGACGGACCTGCTGGGGCGGGTCGAGGCCGGCCAGTATCCCGAAAGTCTGCGCGGAGCGTTCGCCACCATCCACGCGTGCGACACCGACCGCTACGCCGCCAGCACCGAGGACGACGGCAGCAAGGGGGCGCCCTGA
- the rpmE gene encoding 50S ribosomal protein L31, whose protein sequence is MKTGIHPKYMEAKVSCGCGVSFTTMATVPEIRLDICSACHPFYTGKQRLVDTAGRIDRFHKRYAGAGGG, encoded by the coding sequence ATGAAAACCGGCATTCATCCCAAGTACATGGAAGCCAAGGTATCCTGCGGCTGCGGCGTCAGCTTCACCACCATGGCGACCGTGCCGGAGATCAGGCTCGACATTTGTTCGGCTTGCCACCCGTTTTACACCGGCAAGCAGCGGCTCGTGGACACGGCCGGCCGCATCGATCGGTTCCACAAGAGGTACGCCGGAGCCGGCGGAGGTTGA
- the tmk gene encoding dTMP kinase — MFIAIEGGEGCGKSTQARLLSEWMDAQGIEHVLAREPGGTKTGEAVRELVLSGLDMDRLTELFMILASRSEFVTRIARPTLESGMALIADRFSLSTLAYQGYGRGIDLGVVRAGLEIATGGLEPDLYVVIDLPREVARSRMERAGGGRDRIERAGEEFMAAVSDGYRRLVRSAPHVAMVDGSGTEAEVHDAVRRLVDARLRGGTRDPRAPGRPNGYTPSRKGGRF; from the coding sequence GTGTTCATAGCTATCGAGGGGGGCGAGGGCTGCGGCAAGAGCACTCAGGCCCGGCTGCTCTCGGAATGGATGGACGCGCAAGGGATCGAGCACGTGCTCGCCAGGGAGCCCGGGGGAACGAAGACTGGTGAGGCCGTCCGCGAGCTCGTTCTCAGCGGGCTCGACATGGATCGACTCACCGAGCTCTTCATGATTCTGGCCTCGCGATCCGAGTTCGTGACCCGGATCGCCCGCCCCACGCTCGAGTCGGGCATGGCGCTCATCGCCGACCGCTTCTCGCTTTCGACCCTAGCCTACCAGGGATACGGGCGCGGGATCGATCTCGGCGTGGTTCGAGCGGGGTTGGAGATCGCGACCGGCGGACTGGAACCCGATCTCTACGTCGTCATCGACCTGCCCCGAGAGGTCGCCCGCAGCCGTATGGAACGAGCCGGCGGAGGGCGGGACCGCATCGAAAGAGCCGGTGAGGAATTCATGGCTGCCGTGAGCGACGGATACCGGAGGCTCGTCCGTTCCGCGCCTCACGTCGCCATGGTGGACGGGTCGGGCACCGAGGCCGAGGTTCACGATGCCGTCAGGAGGCTGGTCGATGCGCGATTGCGCGGCGGCACGCGAGATCCCCGAGCTCCCGGACGGCCGAACGGGTACACACCAAGCCGCAAGGGGGGTAGGTTTTAA
- a CDS encoding Na+:solute symporter, whose translation MLLSSLDWIVVTAYGTLALAAGLYFARRAGTGRGEYFLGGRSMPWWLLGTSMVATTFSTDTPNLVTDLVRSGGVSGNWVWWAFLLTGMCTVFFYARLWRRSKVLTDLGFYELRYSGPPAAFLRGFRAVYLGLFFNVMIMATVTLAAIKIGGVLLGASKLEVVLIAGAVTAAYAAVSGLWGVVVTDLLLFVVAMAGSLAAAWFALDAAHLTLGRPEDGALTSLLAAPELAGKLSLLPDFSDLGTATAIFIIPIAVQWWSTWYPGAEPGGGGYVAQRMLAARDEGHALKATLWFNIAHYALRPWPWILVALASLVVYPNLESIQAAFPGVDPSIVQNDLAYPAMLVFLPAGLLGLVVASLAAAYMSTISTHLNWGASYLVDDVYRRFIAKDLSERSYVLAARLATVLLIVLAGVIALWFESASQSFSILLQIGAGTGLVFLLRWFWWRINAWSEIAAMVSSFLVALYFQFVQPMHDLPPEHWLQADHWQLVVGVLVTSLCWVTVTFFTRPADRETLRNFYRLIRPMGPGWRGSGATDGLGTAPRGGPARALLSWFVACVVVYAALFGTGNLLYGETLAAAACFGVGAPAAFLLFRIMRKGDLV comes from the coding sequence ATGCTGCTCTCGAGTCTCGACTGGATCGTCGTCACCGCTTACGGCACCCTTGCGCTCGCGGCCGGTCTCTATTTCGCGCGCAGGGCAGGCACCGGACGGGGCGAATATTTCCTGGGCGGTCGCTCCATGCCCTGGTGGCTTCTCGGCACTTCCATGGTCGCCACCACCTTCTCCACCGACACCCCCAACCTCGTCACCGACCTGGTCCGTTCGGGCGGGGTGAGCGGAAACTGGGTGTGGTGGGCATTCCTGCTCACCGGCATGTGCACCGTCTTCTTTTACGCTCGGCTTTGGAGGCGGAGCAAGGTCCTGACCGACCTCGGCTTCTACGAGCTCCGCTATTCCGGCCCCCCGGCCGCCTTCCTCCGAGGCTTCCGCGCCGTCTACCTGGGGCTCTTCTTCAACGTCATGATCATGGCGACCGTCACTCTGGCCGCCATCAAGATCGGGGGCGTGCTGCTGGGCGCGTCCAAGCTCGAGGTAGTGCTGATCGCAGGCGCGGTCACGGCGGCGTACGCCGCCGTCTCGGGACTCTGGGGCGTGGTGGTGACCGACCTGCTGCTCTTCGTGGTGGCGATGGCGGGATCGCTCGCGGCCGCCTGGTTCGCTCTCGACGCCGCCCATCTGACGCTGGGCCGGCCCGAAGATGGTGCGCTCACCAGCCTTCTCGCCGCACCGGAGCTCGCCGGCAAGCTCTCGCTCCTGCCCGACTTCTCGGACCTGGGCACCGCCACGGCCATCTTCATCATTCCGATAGCCGTCCAGTGGTGGAGCACCTGGTATCCCGGAGCGGAACCGGGGGGAGGAGGCTACGTCGCCCAGCGCATGCTCGCGGCCCGCGACGAAGGCCACGCCCTCAAGGCGACTCTCTGGTTCAACATCGCCCACTACGCTCTGCGTCCGTGGCCGTGGATCCTCGTCGCGCTCGCCTCCCTGGTGGTCTACCCCAATCTGGAATCGATCCAGGCCGCGTTCCCGGGCGTCGACCCGTCGATCGTCCAGAACGACCTCGCCTACCCCGCCATGCTGGTCTTCCTGCCGGCGGGATTGCTAGGTCTGGTGGTAGCTTCGCTCGCAGCGGCTTACATGTCCACGATCAGCACCCATCTCAACTGGGGTGCGTCCTATTTGGTGGACGACGTTTATCGCCGCTTCATCGCGAAAGACCTGAGCGAACGCTCCTACGTGCTCGCCGCCCGCCTCGCCACCGTTCTCCTGATCGTGCTCGCCGGCGTGATCGCTCTCTGGTTCGAGAGCGCGAGTCAGTCCTTCAGCATCCTGTTGCAGATCGGCGCAGGTACCGGACTCGTCTTCCTATTGCGCTGGTTCTGGTGGCGGATCAACGCATGGAGCGAGATAGCCGCGATGGTCTCCTCTTTCCTGGTCGCACTCTACTTCCAGTTCGTGCAGCCCATGCACGACCTACCTCCCGAGCATTGGCTCCAGGCCGACCACTGGCAGCTCGTGGTTGGCGTGCTCGTCACCTCGCTCTGTTGGGTGACGGTGACCTTCTTCACGCGACCGGCGGACCGGGAGACCCTCAGAAACTTCTACCGGCTCATTCGACCGATGGGCCCTGGGTGGAGAGGAAGCGGAGCCACCGACGGCCTGGGGACGGCACCGCGGGGCGGACCCGCCCGAGCTCTCCTCTCGTGGTTCGTCGCGTGCGTCGTCGTCTACGCCGCGCTCTTCGGGACCGGCAACCTGCTGTACGGCGAGACCCTTGCCGCCGCAGCCTGCTTCGGGGTCGGCGCGCCTGCGGCGTTCCTGCTCTTCCGCATAATGAGGAAGGGCGACCTGGTCTGA
- a CDS encoding inositol-3-phosphate synthase — protein MYQPRDITPATGRLGVLLPGFGAVATTFVAGVEAARRGLASPIGSLTQLNTIRLGRRTADHSPLIRDFVPLSGLEDLVFGAWDPIADDGYASALNAGVLHAERHLDPIREFLSSIRPMPAAFDPAYVKKLEGENTKKPTNKRELAEELRADIRRFKRESGADRLVMIWCGSTEVYVRPGPVHETVESFEKGMEDGDPGIAPSQLYAWAALKEGVPYANGAPNLSADFSALEDLARERAVPIAGKDFKTGQTLMKTILAPGFKARMLGLSGWFSTNILGNRDGEVLDDPESFKTKEVSKLGVLEHILQPDHYPELYGEMYHKVRINYYPPRGDNKEGWDNIDIFGWMGYPMQIKVDFLCRDSILAAPIVLDLALFLDLASRAGLSGIQEWLSFYFKSPQTAPGLYPEHDIFIQHRKLKNTLRWMMGEEMITHLGREYYDE, from the coding sequence GTGTATCAACCCAGAGACATCACCCCCGCCACCGGCAGGCTCGGCGTGCTCCTGCCGGGATTCGGCGCCGTGGCCACCACCTTCGTCGCAGGCGTGGAAGCCGCTCGGAGAGGGCTCGCGTCTCCCATCGGCAGCCTGACGCAACTGAACACGATCAGGTTAGGCAGGCGCACCGCCGATCATTCCCCGCTCATTCGCGATTTCGTTCCGCTCTCGGGGCTCGAAGACCTTGTCTTCGGGGCATGGGATCCCATCGCCGACGACGGTTACGCCAGCGCCCTGAACGCCGGAGTTCTCCATGCGGAGAGACATCTCGATCCGATCCGGGAATTCCTGAGCTCGATCAGGCCGATGCCGGCGGCCTTCGACCCGGCCTACGTCAAGAAGCTGGAAGGCGAAAACACCAAGAAGCCGACCAACAAGCGCGAGCTCGCAGAAGAGCTGCGCGCCGACATTCGACGTTTCAAGCGGGAGAGCGGGGCCGATCGCCTAGTCATGATCTGGTGCGGGTCCACTGAGGTCTACGTGCGTCCCGGGCCGGTGCACGAGACCGTCGAGAGCTTCGAAAAGGGAATGGAAGACGGTGATCCCGGAATCGCGCCGAGCCAGCTCTACGCTTGGGCGGCGCTCAAGGAGGGCGTTCCCTACGCCAACGGGGCGCCCAATCTGTCGGCGGACTTCTCCGCATTGGAGGATCTGGCGAGAGAACGGGCCGTGCCGATCGCCGGCAAGGACTTCAAGACCGGCCAGACACTGATGAAGACGATCCTGGCTCCGGGCTTCAAGGCCCGCATGCTCGGGCTCTCGGGCTGGTTCAGCACCAACATCCTCGGAAATCGCGACGGCGAGGTCCTCGACGACCCCGAGTCCTTCAAGACCAAGGAGGTCTCCAAGCTCGGCGTGCTCGAGCACATTCTCCAGCCGGACCATTATCCGGAGCTCTACGGCGAGATGTACCACAAGGTGCGGATCAACTACTATCCGCCGCGCGGCGACAACAAGGAAGGTTGGGACAACATCGACATTTTCGGATGGATGGGCTATCCCATGCAGATCAAGGTCGATTTCCTATGCCGGGATTCGATCCTGGCCGCGCCCATCGTTCTCGACCTCGCGCTCTTCCTCGACCTTGCGAGCCGCGCCGGTCTCTCGGGAATCCAGGAGTGGCTCTCCTTCTACTTCAAGAGCCCCCAGACCGCTCCCGGTCTCTATCCGGAGCACGACATCTTCATCCAGCATCGCAAGCTCAAGAACACTCTGCGCTGGATGATGGGCGAGGAGATGATCACGCACCTCGGGCGCGAGTACTACGACGAGTAA
- the obgE gene encoding GTPase ObgE, producing MRKPAAAFVDRAVVEVIAGTGGSGSDAFRREKGVPRGGPAGGDGGRGGDVVFQGDVQLSTLLDCTYRRHYRAGRGGHGEGKNRTGRSGADCVVRVPLGSAIFDADTGEQLGELLTEGEELVVARGGRGGRGNTHFVTPSRQAPRRWEPGEEGESRRLRIELSLMADVGLVGPPNAGKSTLLSAVSDARPKVADYPFTTLEPNLGVAALPGFRSLVIADVPGIIEGAHEGRGLGHQFLRHIERTRALALTVPVDAEDPQSELDRLRAELGAHLPELLEVPFVVLLTKSDLLGDRVAPELAGRGAKHVLVVSAVTRKGLDETLEALWRCSNSTDQGDTR from the coding sequence GTGCGTAAGCCTGCCGCCGCCTTCGTCGATCGCGCGGTCGTCGAGGTGATCGCCGGAACCGGCGGATCGGGGTCGGATGCCTTCCGGCGAGAGAAAGGTGTGCCCCGGGGCGGACCGGCCGGAGGAGACGGCGGACGCGGCGGCGATGTCGTCTTCCAGGGCGACGTCCAGCTCTCGACGCTTCTCGACTGCACATACCGGCGCCACTATCGCGCCGGCAGAGGCGGCCATGGGGAGGGCAAGAACCGAACGGGCCGGAGCGGAGCCGACTGCGTGGTGCGCGTGCCGCTTGGCTCGGCGATCTTCGATGCCGACACCGGCGAGCAGCTCGGCGAGCTCCTGACGGAGGGCGAGGAACTGGTGGTGGCGCGCGGCGGCCGGGGGGGACGCGGAAACACCCATTTCGTCACACCGTCCCGCCAGGCTCCCCGGCGCTGGGAGCCCGGTGAGGAAGGCGAGAGCCGCCGTCTGCGCATCGAACTCTCGCTCATGGCGGACGTGGGACTCGTCGGCCCACCCAACGCCGGCAAGTCCACGCTCCTTTCCGCGGTCTCCGACGCCCGCCCCAAGGTGGCCGACTATCCGTTCACCACCCTGGAGCCGAATCTGGGAGTCGCGGCCCTTCCCGGCTTTCGCTCCCTCGTGATCGCCGACGTGCCGGGCATAATCGAAGGCGCGCACGAAGGACGCGGCCTCGGTCACCAGTTCCTGCGCCATATCGAGCGGACCCGCGCACTGGCGCTCACAGTGCCGGTGGACGCGGAGGACCCGCAGTCCGAGCTGGATAGGCTGAGGGCGGAGCTGGGTGCGCATCTGCCTGAACTCCTCGAGGTCCCCTTCGTGGTGCTCCTTACCAAGTCCGACCTCCTTGGAGACCGGGTCGCGCCGGAGCTCGCCGGTCGGGGCGCCAAGCACGTGCTCGTCGTCTCCGCCGTGACCCGGAAAGGTCTCGACGAGACGCTGGAAGCGCTGTGGCGATGCTCCAACTCCACCGACCAGGGAGATACCCGGTGA
- a CDS encoding asparaginase → MTAAAFVEMVRGGLVESSHAVHAAVVDVRGGLVASAGDPDRPTHFRSAAKPIQALPLVEDGVVDDLGLTDEELAVCCASHGAEPAHLEAVRSILRRAGVGEEALRCGAERPLRPASGTGCASMSPEGGPLPIHHNCSGKHAGMLALASAMGWQTEAYHRPAHPVQRRMHREVARWTGLDPQDLVTAVDGCGVQCFGGPLRALATAMARLGDAARKGEAAARVIHAMIDHPFMVGGSGRTCTDVMARAGGLTFVKVGAEGVFVGGLPEEGVGFALKVADGAWRAANVAVVALLAELGALDEQMLAALADHARPRVSNSRGEEVGFLRMRGPCLTAKLGAPARRA, encoded by the coding sequence ATGACCGCTGCAGCTTTCGTGGAGATGGTTCGGGGCGGGCTCGTGGAGTCGAGCCACGCCGTTCATGCAGCCGTCGTCGATGTGCGCGGAGGTCTCGTGGCGAGCGCGGGAGATCCCGACCGGCCCACTCACTTTCGTTCCGCAGCCAAACCTATCCAGGCTCTTCCGCTCGTCGAGGATGGAGTCGTCGACGATCTCGGTCTGACCGATGAGGAGCTGGCCGTCTGCTGCGCCTCGCACGGCGCCGAACCGGCCCACCTCGAGGCCGTGCGCTCGATACTGCGCCGCGCCGGCGTGGGGGAGGAGGCACTCCGCTGCGGCGCCGAACGCCCGCTCCGCCCGGCGAGCGGAACCGGCTGTGCAAGCATGTCTCCCGAAGGCGGTCCGCTTCCCATCCATCACAATTGCTCCGGCAAGCACGCCGGCATGCTTGCGCTGGCGAGCGCGATGGGCTGGCAAACGGAAGCCTATCACCGGCCCGCGCATCCGGTTCAGAGGCGGATGCACAGGGAGGTCGCCCGCTGGACGGGTCTGGATCCCCAGGATCTGGTGACAGCCGTGGACGGCTGCGGAGTTCAGTGCTTCGGCGGCCCCCTGCGCGCTTTGGCCACCGCCATGGCTCGGCTCGGAGACGCCGCACGGAAAGGCGAAGCCGCCGCTCGGGTCATCCACGCCATGATCGACCACCCCTTCATGGTCGGAGGAAGCGGGCGAACCTGCACCGACGTGATGGCCCGCGCGGGCGGGCTGACCTTCGTGAAAGTCGGAGCTGAAGGCGTCTTCGTGGGAGGCCTGCCCGAAGAAGGCGTCGGCTTCGCCCTCAAGGTGGCCGACGGGGCCTGGCGCGCAGCCAACGTCGCCGTGGTCGCCCTGCTCGCCGAATTGGGAGCGCTCGACGAGCAGATGCTCGCGGCTCTGGCGGACCATGCCCGGCCGCGGGTGTCGAACTCGAGGGGTGAGGAGGTAGGCTTCCTACGGATGCGCGGACCGTGCCTGACCGCGAAACTCGGAGCACCGGCCCGTCGTGCGTAA